Proteins from a single region of Hordeum vulgare subsp. vulgare chromosome 6H, MorexV3_pseudomolecules_assembly, whole genome shotgun sequence:
- the LOC123403406 gene encoding copper methylamine oxidase-like produces MAVSEEKAQGCRSSGAAATPVTPNGGAVIEEITDSPSTTAKASSKGIPIMTRAQRSHPLDPLSAAEIAVAVATVRAAGRTPEVRDSMRFVEVVLLEPEKNVVALADAYFFPPFQPSLLPRTKGGPVIPSRLPHRRARLVVYNKQTNETSIWVVQLSEVHAATRGGHHRGKVISSEVLPDVQPAMDAMEYAECEATVKDFPPFIEAMKKRGIDDMELVMVDAWCAGYYSDADAPNRRLGKPLIFCRTESDSPMENGYARPVEGIHVIVDMQNNVVIEFEDRKFVPLPPPDHLRNYTPGETRGGVDRSDVKPLIISQPEGPSFRITGSFVEWQKWNFRVGFTPKEGLVIHSVAYVDGNRGRRPIAHRLSFVEMVVPYGDPNEPHYRKNAFDAGEDGLGKNAHSLKKGCDCLGYIKYFDAHFTNFTGGVETIENCVCLHEEDHGILWKHQDWRTELAEVRRSRRLTVSFICTIANYEYGFYWHFYQDGKIESEVKLTGILSLGALMPGEQRKYGTTIAPSLYAPVHQHFFVARMDMAVDCKPNEAYNQVVEVNVKVESSGPDNMHSNAFYAEEEILQSELQAMRDCDPSSARHWIVRNTRTVNRTGQPTGYKLIPGSNCLPFCLPEAKFLRRAGFLKHNLWVTSYKSDEIFPGGDFPNQNPRIHEGLATWVKKDRSLEETNIVLWYVFGITHIPRLEDWPVMPVERSGFMLMPHGFFNCSPAVDVPPASDVDAKEAETPKDIQTELISKL; encoded by the exons ATGGCTGTCTCCGAGGAAAAGGCGCAGGGATGCCGCAGCAGCGGCGCGGCCGCCACTCCCGTGACGCCCAACGGCGGCGCTGTGATAGAGGAGATCACGGATTCCCCGTCCACCACCGCTAAGGCCTCGTCCAAAG GAATCCCAATCATGACGAGGGCCCAGAGAAGCCACCCTTTAGACCCATTATCTGCTGCTGAAATTGCTGTGGCTGTAGCAACTGTTAGAGCTGCTGGAAGAACTCCTGAA GTACGAGACAGCATGCGTTTTGTTGAAGTTGTGCTCCTGGAGCCAGAAAAGAATGTTGTGGCATTAGCTGATGCGTACTTTTTTCCACCATTCCAACCATCTCTGCTTCCCAGAACAAAAGGTGGTCCTGTCATCCCAAGCAGGCTCCCACATAGGAGGGCCAGACTTGTTGTCtacaacaaacaaacaaatgaGACTAGCATTTGGGTTGTCCAACTCTCTGAAGTGCATGCTGCTACTAGGGGTGGACACCACAGAGGCAAGGTTATATCGTCAGAAGTTCTTCCAGATGTTCAGCCTGCAATG GACGCAATGGAATATGCTGAATGTGAAGCTACAGTAAAAGATTTCCCCCCTTTTATTGAAGCCATGAAGAAAAGAGGCATTGATGACATGGAACTTGTCATGGTAGATGCATG GTGTGCAGGCTATTATAGTGATGCTGATGCTCCCAACAGAAGACTTGGCAAGCCTCTAATATTTTGTAGAACTGAAAGTGATAGCCCTATGGAGAATGGCTATGCCCGTCCTGTTGAAGGGATCCATGTTATTGTTGATATGCAGAATAATGTTGTAATAGAATTCGAAGATAGGAAGTTTGTCCCTCTCCCCCCACCAGATCATTTGAGAAACTACACTCCTGGGGAGACACGAGGTGGTGTCGATAGAAGCGATGTGAAGCCTCTTATTATCAGTCAACCTGAAGGCCCAAGTTTCCGTATTACTGGCTCTTTTGTAGAGTGGCAGAAG TGGAATTTCCGTGTTGGCTTCACACCCAAGGAAGGTTTAGTTATCCATTCTGTTGCATATGTTGATGGAAACCGTGGACGTCGTCCAATCGCTCACAGGCTGAGTTTTGTTGAAATGGTTGTTCCTTATGGAGATCCGAACGAACCACATTACCGGAAGAATGCATTTGATGCTGGAGAAGATGGGCTTGGAAAGAATGCACACTCTCTTAAGAAG GGATGCGATTGCTTGGGATACATAAAATACTTTGACGCACATTTTACGAATTTTACTGGTGGTGTGGAGACAATTGAGAATTGTGTTTGTTTACATGAGGAGGACCATGGAATCCTCTGGAAACATCAAGATTGGAGAACAGAATTAGCTGAAGTTAGACGATCACGCAGGCTTACTGTCTCGTTTATTTGCACAATTGCTAACTACGAATACGGATTCTATTGGCACTTTTATCAA GATGGTAAGATAGAATCTGAAGTAAAGCTTACCGGGATTCTAAGCTTGGGAGCTCTAATGCCCGGGGAACAAAGGAAATATGGCACAACTATTGCTCCTAGTTTGTATGCACCAGTTCATCAACATTTCTTTGTTGCCCGTATGGACATGGCAGTGGACTGCAAACCAAATGAAGCTTATAATCAG GTGGTTGAGGTAAATGTTAAAGTTGAAAGTTCAGGcccagataatatgcatagcaatGCCTTCTATGCCGAAGAAGAGATTCTGCAATCTGAGTTACAGGCCATGCGTGATTGTGACCCTTCCTCTGCACGACATTGGATT GTAAGGAACACAAGGACCGTAAATCGTACTGGGCAGCCAACAGGTTACAAGCTCATACCTGGTTCAAATTGTCTGCCATTCTGCCTGCCGGAGGCAAAGTTCCTGAGAAGAGCTGGGTTTTTAAAGCATAACCTTTGGGTTACATCATACAAAAGTGATGAGATATTCCCTGGAGGAGATTTTCCTAATCAGAACCCGCGCATCCATGAGGGTTTAGCTACATGGGTCAAGAAGGATAGATCCTTAGAGGAAACCAACATAGTTCTCTG GTATGTTTTCGGGATAACCCATATCCCAAGGCTCGAAGACTGGCCTGTCATGCCAGTGGAACGCAGCGGCTTCATGCTCATG CCTCATGGATTCTTCAACTGTTCACCTGCTGTCGATGTTCCTCCTGCATCCGATGTGGACGCCAAGGAAGCTGAGACGCCAAAGGACATCCAAACCGAGCTCATTTCAAAGCTGTGA